A window from Podospora bellae-mahoneyi strain CBS 112042 chromosome 1 map unlocalized CBS112042p_1, whole genome shotgun sequence encodes these proteins:
- a CDS encoding uncharacterized protein (EggNog:ENOG503P667) translates to MSSNAFITSFFKPKVEDPSSPPQQPQIEKPSSPPPPPPPPQSPSPSPPAPPSALRSLSSSPLPPPSAPRSFSSSLPPVRKLRDRNEVIKGSDDEEDDSDDSDADAFPDLFTSLPTSAPAPASTLLATPKAKRIAVEACSSPLTINTKHRYDIKALLEHAETDRKLNESQQRLAAAMAQGSPARKDRSSFSARPITGVRDAMEAILPDLDSSEDEAKRGRRLLAVKRTEALEVRPEWYFFEEETQVDDGASITARANFPEAMATGPWSFLAQAKGRREIIEDGLPYYIQSKQGDLPDDIFLWVLDEVLHEKSRKLREEYLRLLGVCPAQAARVMDPDLIVQMFRDLGASKHALAPASQQDQGNWLRKNPYSGRDWTPLQTVLRILSKTADGLSVPSLTQAMVILLRLGIDNIVRDDPGVAQDFQGCLPRIVRAVPREAWNNFCGDVTDSLYSHTHSPVLRSLAISSLPFTHPRLNELRRRLALTFLFNEPQRARSRPEETFSIQSVLDLLEHSEHFIIDRHSKEFYNLRAMSEMIAVAVADGCPPQDGTNEAAHRQFNAEVDLLARHVRNMYSQIPDGSAAHSSKWEAKAQLKDFEAMLLRVIRTRAKPVGHIFRSEDEEDQDKKPVNQSSLTEWMLRKKNKAKTEPSTP, encoded by the exons ATGTCGAGTAATGCCTTTATCACAAGCTTCTTTAAGCCAAAAGTGGAGGATCCATCGagccctccccaacaaccccaaatcgaaaaaccatcatcaccaccaccaccaccaccaccaccacaatcaccatccccgtccccaccagcaccaccctcagcCCTACGCTCACTCTCTTCCTCACCGCTACCGCCTCCTTCAGCACCACGCTCATTTTCTTCGTCACTGCCACCGGTCAGGAAACTTAGAGACAGGAATGAAGTGATCAAAGGCtcagatgatgaagaggatgattCGGACGACTCAGACGCTGATGCGTTTCCCGACCTTTTCACCTCTCTCCCTACTTCGGCCCCAGCTCCGGCCTCTACCCTGCTAGCAACTCCAAAAGCAAAGAGAATCGCTGTCGAGGCCTGCTCATCACCACTCACAATCAACACAAAGCACAGGTACGACATCAAAGCCTTGCTTGAACATGCAGAGACGGATCGAAAATTGAATGAGAGCCAGCAGcggcttgctgctgccatggCTCAAGGCTCCCCAGCAAGGAAGGACAGGTCTTCGTTCAGCGCCAGGCCAATCACTGGCGTTCGCGATGCCATGGAGGCTATTCTCCCGGATCTAGACAgcagtgaggatgaggctaagagagggaggagactTCTCGCTGTTAAAAGGACTGAAGCGCTGGAGGTGAGGCCGGAGTGGTATTTCTTTGAGGAAGAGACTCAGGTCGACGACGGCGCCTCTATTACGGCGAGGGCAAACTTCCCAGAAGCAATGGCTACGGGCCCATGGTCATTCTTAGCTCAGGCAAAAGGCAGACGGGAAATAATCGAAGATGGGCTGCCTTATTACATCCAAAGCAAACAGGGCGATCTACCAGATGATATCTTCCTCTGGGTTCTGGATGAAGTCCTTCACGAAAAGTCTAGAAAGCTCCGTGAAGAGTATTTAAGACTTCTTGGAGTCTGTCCAGCGCAGGCAGCGCGGGTCATGGATCCCGACCTTATCGTTCAGATGTTTCGAGACCTTGGAGCCTCCAAACACGCCCTCGCACCAGCTtctcaacaagatcaaggcaACTGGCTAAGAAAGAACCCCTATTCCGGACGAGACTGGACCCCCTTGCAAACCGTCCTGCGCATTCTATCAAAAACCGCCGACGGCCTCTCagtcccctccctcacccaagCCATGgttatcctcctccgcctaGGAATAGACAACATCGTCCGCGACGACCCAGGCGTGGCACAAGACTTTCAGGGCTGCCTTCCCCGCATAGTCCGAGCCGTCCCTCGGGAAGCCTGGAACAATTTT tgCGGCGACGTAACCGACTCCCTCTACTCCCACACCCATTCCCCAGTCCTCcgctccctcgccatctcctccctccccttcacccacCCACGCCTCAACGaactccgccgccgcctaGCCCtaaccttcctcttcaacgaACCCCAACGCGCCCGCTCCAGACCAGAAGAAACCTTCTCCATCCAGTccgtcctcgacctcctggAGCACTCGGAGCACTTCATCATCGACAGGCACAGCAAAGAGTTTTACAACCTCCGTGCCATGTCCGAGATGATCGCCGTCGCAGTAGCCGACGGTTGCCCCCCACAGGATGGGACAAACGAGGCCGCTCACAGGCAGTTCAACGCCGAAGTAGACCTGCTGGCCCGCCATGTGAGGAACATGTACTCGCAGATTCCAGATGGCAGCGCGGCTCACTCGTCTAAATGGGAGGCCAAGGCGCAGCTCAAGGACTTTGAGGCGATGTTGCTGAGAGTGATCAGGACGAGGGCAAAGCCGGTGGGTCACATTTTCAGgtccgaggacgaggaggatcaGGACAAAAAGCCAGTCAACCAGAGTTCCCTGACGGAGTGGAtgctgaggaagaaaaaTAAGGCCAAGACTGAGCCGTCGACTCCTTAG
- the VMA4 gene encoding V-ATPase V1 sector subunit E (BUSCO:EOG09264OML; COG:C; EggNog:ENOG503NXSD): MSSIHALSDDQVGQELRKMTAFIKQEAEEKAREIEIKANEEFSMEKGKLVLQETDAIDAAYAKKFKQATMSQQITRSTVANKTRLRVLGARQELLDDIFQAAEKRLSEGTEDKGRYEGILKDLILEGFYAMNEPELQIRARKADYELVKNAIEKAEGEYKEKTGREVKATIDEENEVAEGSAGGVIIVGGNGKIDIDNTLEARLDLLKESALPAMRKALFGENPNRKFFD; encoded by the exons ATGTCAAGTATTCACGCCTTGTCCGACGACCAG GTCGGACAAGAACTCCGCAAAATGACCGCCTTCATCAAGCAAGAAGCCGAAGAAAAAGCCCGCGAAATTGAAATCAAAGCCAACGAAGAATTCTCCATGGAAAAGGGCAAGCTCGTCCTCCAGGAGACCGACGCCATCGACGCCGCCTACGCCAAAAAGTTCAAGCAGGCCACCATGTCGCAGCAAATCACCCGCTCCACAGTCGCCAACAAGACCCGTCTCCGCGTCCTGGGTGCCCGTCAGGAGTTGCTCGACGACATCTTCCAGGCGGCCGAGAAGAGGCTTAGCGAGGGGACCGAGGACAAGGGCAGGTACGAGGGCATCCTCAAGGATTTGATTCTGGAAGGGTTCTATGCGATGAACGAGCCGGAGCTGCAGATtagggcgaggaaggcggatTATGAGCTGGTCAAGAATGCGATTgagaaggcggagggggagtataaggagaagacggggagggaggtcaAGGCGACGATtgatgaggagaatgaggttgctgaggggaG CGCCGGTGGTGTGATCATTGTTGGTGGCAACGGCAAGATCGACATTGACAACACTTTGGAGGCCAGGCTGGATCTGCTGAAGGAGAGCGCCCTTCCCGCCATGCGCAAGGCTCTGTTTGGCGAGAACCCCAACCGCAAGTTCTTTGACTAA
- a CDS encoding uncharacterized protein (COG:U; EggNog:ENOG503NWA1): MGLIGGLSPGGSIALGIIVGLLSTSVQSLGLTLQRKSHILEDEKGPYDVRRPPYRRRRWQLGMGMFIISNVLGSSIQISMLPLPVLSTLQASGLVFNSICATLILGEPFTRWSLWGTLLVCSGAVLIAIFGAIPSPTHTLTELLDLLGRRPFVIWMSFQAVIVIAIAVATEFVSHFTTWMQDTRFRLARGFAYGCISGILSAHSLLVAKSAVELIIRTIVDGDNQFVHWQSWMLVLGLVTLALSQLYYLHRGLKLVSTSVLYPLIFCVYNIIAILDGLIYFRQTDLIGPLRACLIALGTAILLSGVLALSWRLSDEQHTPGVGQSSLAPGLGLVEDTDGEEEEEELLLHSALGDEEEARPLPPPHYSSYQTFKPTRTSLETPAEQPPVSPLVMPTRQRPTARSMRTVSNRWTERAEIWDELEDRESPEPIPPVLNRRRSTTLPARETIAARQAIRRGVTDFPILGDAPADTEPLLPSSASPRRDFRRRRKSTGFPGFTARRNSSRKTSGGGLQDAVGNLWKMRWWKGSGSRSASTTPILPTTEDSATWGGGAGESYRDTPVETYRDEESVSRDPRAERSRSESGARRLVGGQDEPPPPPM, translated from the exons ATGGGGCTTATAGGCGGTTTGTCTCCTGGCGGGAGCATTGCT CTCGGCATTATAGTCGGCCTTCTATCAACCAGTGTTCAGAGCTTGGGTCTCACACTCCAACGAAAATCGCATATTCTCGAAGACGAAAAGGGCCCTTACGATGTTAGACGCCCGCCCtacaggaggaggaggtggcagctggggatgggaatgttTATCATTTCCAACGTGCTGGGGAGCTCTATCCAAATATCAATGCTCCCTCTGCCGGTATTGTCGACATTACAAGCTTCCGGACTGGTGTTCAACTCGATTTGCGCCACCCTGATACTCGGAGAACCGTTTACGAGGTGGTCATTATGGGGGACGTTATTGGTCTGCAGCGGCGCCGTCTTGATTGCCATATTTGGGGCGATTCCCTCGCCGACACATACGCTTACGGAGCTGCTGGATCTGCTTGGGAGGCGGCCGTTTGTGATTTGGATGTCGTTCCAGGCGGTAATAGTGATTGCTATTGCGGTGGCAACAGAATTCGTCAGCCATTTTACAACATGGATGCAGGACACACGGTTTCGTCTGGCAAGGGGTTTTGCGTATGGATGCATAAGTGGCATACTATCTGCGCACTCGCTCCTGGTTGCCAAGTCAGCTGTGGAGCTCATCATCAGGACAATTGTCGATGGGGACAACCAGTTTGTACACTGGCAGTCGTGGATGTTGGTTCTGGGTCTCGTCACGTTGGCCCTCAGCCAACTCTACTACCTTCATCGGGGGCTTAAGCTGGTCTCGACGTCGGTGCTTTACCCCTTGATTTTCTGCGTTTATAACATTATCGCGATTCTGGACGGCCTGATTTATTTCCGTCAGACAGACCTGATAGGCCCGCTCCGCGCATGTCTCATCGCCCTTGGAACAGCTATTTTACTATCTGGCGTTCTCGCGCTGTCATGGCGCCTCAGCGACGAGCAACATACCCCTGGTGTCGGCCAGTCTTCACTCGCACCTGGTCTTGGCCTTGTGGAGGACACggacggcgaggaagaggaggaagagctcctGCTTCACTCTGCacttggtgatgaggaagaagctcGGCCGCTACCGCCACCACATTACAGCAGCTACCAAACCTTTAAGCCAACTCGTACTTCCTTGGAAACCCCTGCTGAACAACCGCCGGTATCACCATTGGTCATGCCAACACGACAAAGGCCAACGGCACGCTCGATGAGGACAGTCTCCAACCGCTGGACAGAACGAGCGGAGATCTGGGACGAGCTCGAAGACAGAGAGTCACCAGAGCCCATACCCCCTGTTTTGAACAGACGGCGGTCGACTACGCTGCCAGCTAGGGAGACAATCGCTGCCCGTCAAGCGATAAGGAGGGGTGTGACCGACTTTCCCATTCTGGGCGATGCACCAGCAGATACGGAACCATTATTACCCTCGTCAGCCTCGCCAAGGAGGGACTTTAGGCGAAGAAGAAAGTCAACTGGCTTTCCGGGATTTACCGCACGAAGAAACTCATCCAGGAAGACCTCGGGCGGTGGATTACAGGACGCGGTGGGGAACCTGTGGAagatgaggtggtggaaaggcAGCGGCAGTAGGTCTGCTAGTACCACGCCGATTCTCCCGACGACGGAGGATTCGGCGACTTGGGGCGGTGGGGCAGGAGAATCGTATAGAGATACCCCTGTGGAAACATATAGAGATGAGGAGAGTGTTTCGAGAGATCCAAGAGCAGAGAGAAGTAGATCTGAGTCTGGGGCAAGGAGGCTTGTGGGTGGTCAAGAtgaacctccaccaccgccaatGTAA
- a CDS encoding uncharacterized protein (EggNog:ENOG503P1RG; COG:S) gives MVNKVQAAYVMADGLFLLMGIFIIGFSVIVGNIRDEIPENGRQAARNLLYQRFPLTAGIVNAVFIFLTFMVTLPGLATQSRGWLKLGAYMTTFCGLFSMILGLFLWILTLKTREDFAPLYWAQPANVQQLMQAEFNCCGYFNSTSPAFVTDATCSSPAAAALVRGCATPITSFANIFLDNIFTAMFGMVGIDFVFVMATACLLKDRKERERFRHIDEKSGYGRI, from the exons atggTGAACAAAGTACAAGCAGCCTACGTGATGGCAGACGGCCTCTTTCTTCTGATGggcatcttcatcatcggctTCTCAGTAATCGTCGGGAACATCAGGGATGAGATTCCAGAAAACGGGAGGCAGGCGGCCAGAAATCTTCTGTATCAGAGGTTTCCCCTCACAGCGGGTATCGTGAATGCGGTCTTCATTTTCCTCACATTTATGGTCACCCTACCGGGGCTGGCGACGCAGTCTCGCGGGTGGCTCAAGCTGGGCGCTTACATGACGACGTTTTGCGGGCTCTTCAGCATGATTCTTGGGTTGTTCCTGTGGATCTTGACGCTTAAGACAAGAGAGGATTTTGCGCCGCTTTATTGGGCGCAACCGGCGAATGTCCAGCAGCTTATGCAGGCGGAG TTCAACTGCTGCGGTTACTTCAACAGCACCTCCCCCGCGTTCGTCACTGATGCGACCTGTTCCAGCCCAGCGGCCGCGGCTCTCGTGCGCGGCTGTGCCACACCCATCACCTCGTTCGCCAACATCTTCCTCGACAATATCTTCACCGCCATGTTCGGCATGGTCGGTATCGACTTTGTGTTTGTCATGGCGACCGCTTGCCTGCTCAAGGACCgcaaggagagggagaggttcaGGCATATCGATGAGAAGAGCGGGTATGGGAGGATTTGA
- the MCM1 gene encoding transcription factor of the MADS box (COG:K; EggNog:ENOG503P1RD) gives MADITDQHDQTTPTELDDVHSVGNGNSVAGESRGIKRARPSTADDDDDDDEKGGRERRKIEIKFISDKSRRHITFSKRKAGIMKKAYELSVLTGTQVLLLVVSETGLVYTFTTPKLQPLVTKSEGKNLIQACLNAPEPSSSAENGVEDTNAVDSPEEPPSNHLPPQQGRPGMAQPHAMPPNYMPVGGMDPSAMAYQNYVSQQRGGQYMPQSGLQQHAGHQS, from the exons ATGGCCGACATCACTGACCAGCACGaccaaaccaccccaaccGAGCTCGACGACGTGCACTCGGTCGGCAATGGAAACTCGGTCGCCGGAGAGTCTCGTGGCATCAAGCGCGCCCGACCTAGCActgccgacgacgacgatgacgatgacgagaagGGCGGCCGTGAGCGTCGCAAGATTGAGATCAAGTTCATCAGCGACAAGTCGCGCCGCCATATCACATTTTCCAAGCGCAAGGCTGGTATCATGAAGAAG GCCTACGAGTTGTCAGTCTTGACAGGCACCCAggtgctcctcctcgtcgtgTCCGAAACTGGCCTCGTCTATACATTCACGACGCCGAAGCTCCAGCCTCTGGTTACCAAGTCCGAGGGCAAGAATCTGATCCAG GCCTGCTTGAACGCGCCAGAGCCTTCTAGCAGTGCTGAGAATGGTGTGGAGGACACTAATGCCGTCGACTCCCCTGAGGAGCCGCCCAGcaaccatcttcctcctcagcagggACGACCTGGAATGGCGCAGCCTCACGCCATGCCTCCCAACTACATGCCCGTTGGCGGGATGGACCCCAGCGCGATGGCTTATCAGAACTACGTGAGCCAACAGCGCGGCGGCCAATACATGCCGCAATCCGGTCTGCAACAGCACGCTGGTCACCAGTCATAA